A region of Bradyrhizobium sp. SZCCHNS1050 DNA encodes the following proteins:
- a CDS encoding NAD-dependent protein deacetylase: MADPTALKSFLDNHHRIVVLTGAGCSTNSGIPDYRDTDGQWKRTPPVTYQAFVGSDDTRRRYWARSMVGWRRFGRAQPNGAHHALARLEAQGKSSLLVTQNVDRLHQAAGTSNVIDLHGRLDRVRCLGCGAVLSRADFQDELAGANPRWLAHDAAAAPDGDADLDGVDFADFNVPACRACGGILKPDVVFFGETVPREVVATAREHVEQADAMLVVGTSLMVYSGFRFVRAAADRNIPIAAVNLGRTRADDLLSLKVEAPCDEALAFLLEE, translated from the coding sequence ATGGCTGATCCCACCGCGCTGAAATCCTTTCTCGATAATCACCACCGCATCGTCGTGCTCACCGGCGCCGGCTGCAGCACCAACTCCGGCATTCCCGACTATCGCGACACCGACGGGCAGTGGAAGCGCACGCCGCCGGTGACCTATCAGGCCTTCGTCGGCAGCGACGATACGCGCCGCCGCTATTGGGCGCGCAGCATGGTCGGCTGGCGGCGGTTCGGCCGCGCCCAGCCGAACGGCGCGCATCATGCGCTGGCGCGGCTGGAGGCGCAGGGCAAGAGCTCGCTGCTGGTGACGCAGAATGTCGACCGGCTGCACCAGGCCGCCGGGACCAGCAACGTCATCGATCTGCACGGCCGGCTCGATCGCGTCCGCTGCCTGGGATGCGGCGCCGTGCTGTCGCGGGCCGACTTTCAGGACGAACTGGCCGGCGCCAATCCGCGCTGGCTGGCGCATGATGCGGCCGCCGCGCCCGATGGCGATGCAGATCTCGACGGCGTCGATTTCGCGGACTTCAATGTGCCGGCCTGTCGCGCCTGCGGCGGCATCCTCAAGCCCGACGTCGTGTTCTTCGGCGAAACCGTCCCGCGCGAGGTCGTCGCCACCGCGCGCGAGCATGTCGAGCAGGCCGACGCCATGCTCGTCGTCGGCACCTCGCTGATGGTCTATTCCGGCTTCCGCTTCGTCCGCGCCGCCGCGGACCGCAACATCCCCATCGCCGCCGTCAATCTCGGCCGCACCCGCGCGGATGACCTCTTGTCGCTGAAGGTGGAAGCGCCGTGCGACGAGGCGCTGGCGTTTCTGCTGGAGGAGTAG
- a CDS encoding ABC transporter permease, with the protein MTDAVLSAPIVKPAPDRERLAAFGFVAPSLLIIALVFVLPLALLLGVSVLDPKGGVTSAHYVRLLGTPYYLGVIWNSLRLGLLTTLIAFLVSYPAAFALARARGPLRSILLATLFLPLAASVIVKAFAWTILLRSDGLINAVLIAVGIIEDPIRMIFTQTALIVGAVNIFLPFMALPIYAVVAQLDGRYAEAAATLGASPLVVFFRVILPLTLPGIIAGVALVFSLSVSAYVVPTLLVGEKYPTLATTIAKAYLLAREPGFGAAAGVVLLAIAVIVVALSATLSREPK; encoded by the coding sequence ATGACCGACGCCGTGCTATCAGCGCCGATCGTCAAGCCCGCGCCGGATCGCGAGCGGCTCGCGGCGTTCGGCTTCGTCGCGCCATCGCTGCTGATCATCGCGCTGGTGTTCGTGCTGCCGCTGGCGCTGCTGCTCGGCGTCAGCGTGCTCGACCCCAAGGGCGGCGTCACCTCGGCGCATTACGTCCGGCTGCTCGGCACGCCCTATTACCTCGGCGTGATCTGGAACTCGCTGCGGCTCGGCCTGCTGACGACCCTGATCGCCTTCCTCGTCTCCTATCCCGCGGCGTTCGCGCTGGCGCGCGCGCGCGGGCCGCTGCGCTCGATCCTGCTGGCGACCTTGTTCCTGCCGCTCGCCGCCTCCGTCATCGTCAAGGCCTTCGCCTGGACCATCCTGCTGCGCAGCGACGGCCTCATCAACGCGGTGCTGATCGCGGTGGGGATCATCGAGGACCCCATCCGCATGATCTTCACCCAGACCGCGCTGATCGTCGGCGCCGTCAACATCTTCCTGCCGTTCATGGCGCTGCCGATCTACGCGGTGGTGGCACAGCTCGACGGGCGCTATGCGGAAGCCGCCGCGACGCTCGGCGCCTCGCCGCTGGTCGTGTTCTTCCGTGTCATCCTGCCGCTGACCCTGCCGGGCATCATCGCCGGCGTGGCGCTGGTGTTCTCGCTGTCGGTGTCGGCCTATGTGGTGCCGACGCTGCTCGTCGGCGAGAAATATCCGACGCTCGCCACCACCATCGCCAAGGCCTATCTGCTGGCGCGCGAGCCCGGCTTCGGCGCCGCCGCGGGCGTGGTGCTGCTGGCGATCGCCGTCATCGTCGTCGCGCTCAGCGCGACGCTGTCGCGGGAGCCCAAATGA
- a CDS encoding ABC transporter ATP-binding protein: MSAAPHLVISGVSKRFGAATVLDRVDLTIRRGELVTLLGPSGCGKTTLLRAIAGLAPPDTGTIALAGRDVTHVPPHRRNVGVVFQSYALFPHLTVAGNVAFGLKVRGTPKAETDRAVERALALVKLSHLGGRRISALSGGQQQRVALARAIAVEPDVLLFDEALSALDRKLREEMQVELRRLLQEVKATAIFVTHDQDEALTMSDRVAVMNKGRIEQLAEPRELYARPASLFALNFVGLSTRIAGQVVGAQDGTVEVVTPVGRLSARGAFQPGASVIVATRPEQLRLGAGDGANSATGRVRSVVFQGSRTLVDVDAGAGASLLAELSGREAELPRVHDEVRFAWPIAETFAFAAEA, encoded by the coding sequence ATGAGCGCCGCTCCGCATCTCGTCATCAGCGGGGTCTCGAAGCGGTTTGGCGCGGCGACCGTGCTCGATCGCGTCGATCTCACGATCCGCCGCGGCGAGCTGGTGACCCTGCTCGGCCCATCCGGCTGCGGCAAGACCACCTTGCTGCGTGCGATCGCCGGCCTCGCGCCGCCCGACACCGGGACGATCGCGCTCGCCGGGCGCGACGTCACCCATGTGCCGCCGCACCGGCGCAATGTCGGCGTCGTGTTCCAGAGCTATGCGCTGTTTCCGCATCTCACCGTCGCCGGCAACGTCGCCTTCGGACTGAAGGTGCGCGGCACGCCCAAGGCCGAGACCGACCGCGCGGTCGAGCGCGCGCTCGCGCTGGTCAAGCTCAGCCATCTCGGCGGCCGCCGCATCTCGGCGCTGTCGGGCGGCCAGCAGCAGCGCGTCGCGCTGGCGCGGGCGATCGCGGTCGAGCCGGACGTGCTGCTGTTCGACGAGGCGCTGTCGGCGCTCGATCGCAAGCTGCGCGAGGAGATGCAGGTCGAGCTGCGCCGCCTGCTGCAGGAGGTCAAGGCGACCGCGATCTTCGTCACTCATGACCAGGACGAGGCGCTGACGATGTCGGACCGGGTTGCGGTCATGAACAAGGGCCGCATCGAGCAGCTCGCCGAGCCGCGCGAGCTGTATGCCCGGCCGGCCAGCCTGTTCGCGCTCAACTTCGTCGGGCTGTCGACGCGCATCGCCGGCCAGGTTGTCGGCGCGCAGGACGGCACCGTGGAGGTGGTGACGCCGGTCGGCCGTCTGTCGGCGCGCGGCGCGTTCCAGCCGGGCGCCTCGGTGATCGTGGCGACGCGGCCGGAGCAGTTGCGGCTGGGCGCTGGTGACGGTGCCAACTCCGCGACCGGCCGCGTTCGGTCGGTCGTGTTCCAGGGCTCGCGGACCCTGGTGGACGTCGATGCCGGCGCTGGCGCGAGCCTGCTCGCCGAGCTGTCGGGCCGCGAGGCCGAGCTGCCGCGCGTGCATGACGAGGTCCGCTTCGCCTGGCCCATCGCCGAAACCTTCGCCTTCGCCGCCGAGGCCTGA
- a CDS encoding GntR family transcriptional regulator: MAMRAQRIGKANPAEDEAVYQAILRALLEGKLKAGTKLAETPLAAIFGVSRERIRKVLHRLGAERRLEMIPNRGARVPRPTLDDIRRVYEAHRVLEAGVLSQLVLRVDDLLLARLDAHLAEERAAAQRGDRATSVRLSGAFHVHLVDSIGNPELSRMLADLLSRSSVMVSVYEPAAQSICAVDEHGAIVAALRDRDLLRAIAVSREHFLHVEGRLRLDEDAATPSQDLAAVFAGRRPLRGKLRSA, translated from the coding sequence ATGGCGATGCGAGCGCAGCGAATCGGGAAGGCCAATCCCGCCGAGGACGAGGCGGTGTACCAGGCCATCCTGCGCGCGCTGCTGGAGGGCAAGCTCAAGGCCGGCACCAAGCTCGCCGAGACGCCGCTCGCCGCGATCTTCGGTGTCTCGCGCGAGCGCATCCGAAAAGTTCTGCACCGGCTCGGCGCCGAGCGGCGGCTGGAGATGATCCCGAACCGTGGCGCGCGGGTGCCGCGGCCGACGCTCGATGATATCAGACGGGTCTATGAGGCACATCGCGTACTCGAGGCCGGCGTGCTCAGCCAGCTGGTGCTGCGGGTCGATGATCTCCTGCTCGCGCGGCTCGATGCGCATCTGGCCGAGGAGCGCGCCGCTGCACAGCGCGGCGATCGCGCGACCTCGGTGCGGCTGTCCGGCGCCTTCCACGTCCATCTCGTCGACTCCATCGGCAATCCCGAGCTGTCGCGCATGCTCGCCGATCTGCTCAGCCGCTCCTCGGTGATGGTGTCGGTATACGAGCCGGCGGCGCAGTCGATCTGCGCGGTCGACGAGCACGGCGCGATCGTCGCGGCGCTACGCGACCGCGATCTGCTGCGCGCGATCGCGGTGTCGCGCGAGCACTTCCTGCATGTCGAGGGCCGGCTGCGGCTCGACGAGGACGCGGCGACGCCGTCTCAGGATCTCGCCGCCGTGTTCGCCGGACGGCGGCCGCTGCGCGGCAAGCTGCGGTCGGCTTAG
- a CDS encoding ABC transporter permease: protein MMSRLAIIVCWVLAIGLALFLLLPLVVIVAASFSPTPVFDLPLSGASLRWYGRIGRLDGFWPSLFLSLQIAVLSTALSLVAGTLAAIAIARGRLPGATALGTLLVSPLMMPGLVLGIALLQYFRMIGFTATWSALLVAHLVVTLPYVARTMIAGLSRFDFTLIEAARTLGCTYAGSVMRVMVPALAPSFLIAGLFSLLASFDNYPVSIFLTDVRSKTLPIRMLQYIEEAPDPTLAALSTLILAGTLVLLLISDRLVGLHRMAGTAD, encoded by the coding sequence ATGATGTCGCGGCTTGCCATCATCGTCTGCTGGGTGCTCGCGATCGGGCTCGCATTGTTCCTGCTGCTGCCGCTGGTCGTGATCGTCGCGGCCAGCTTCTCGCCGACGCCGGTGTTCGACCTGCCGCTGTCGGGCGCATCGCTGCGCTGGTATGGCCGCATCGGCCGGCTCGACGGCTTCTGGCCGTCGCTGTTCTTGTCGCTGCAGATCGCGGTTCTGTCGACCGCGTTGTCGCTGGTCGCCGGCACGCTCGCCGCCATCGCGATCGCGCGTGGCCGGCTGCCCGGCGCGACGGCGCTCGGCACGCTGCTGGTGTCGCCCTTGATGATGCCCGGCCTCGTGCTCGGCATCGCGCTCCTGCAATATTTCCGCATGATCGGCTTCACCGCGACCTGGAGCGCGCTGCTGGTGGCGCATCTCGTGGTCACGCTGCCTTACGTCGCGCGCACCATGATCGCCGGGCTCTCTCGCTTCGACTTCACCCTGATAGAAGCCGCGCGCACGCTCGGCTGCACCTATGCCGGCAGCGTGATGAGGGTGATGGTGCCGGCTTTGGCGCCGTCGTTCCTGATCGCAGGTCTGTTCAGCCTGCTGGCCTCGTTCGACAATTATCCGGTCTCGATCTTCCTCACCGACGTCCGCTCCAAGACGCTGCCGATCCGCATGCTGCAATATATCGAGGAGGCGCCCGATCCGACGTTGGCCGCGCTCTCCACCCTCATTCTTGCCGGCACCCTGGTGCTGCTGCTGATCAGCGATCGCCTGGTCGGCCTGCACCGCATGGCCGGAACCGCGGATTGA
- a CDS encoding polysaccharide deacetylase family protein, with the protein MTSQPAFRRDLTGYAGRPPHPRWPHDARVAVSLVVNFEEGSEFSMCDGDTSNEAIYEVVHRLDGPDPCIDSHFEYGTRAAWWRIMDLFDSHGVKVTVSACGRAVERSPELARDAVARDHEISAHGWRWQSHAGMGETEERRVIARTVETIQRVTGRPPLGWHTRSASSPNTRRLLVEQGGFLYDSDAYNDDLPYYVAVAGRPHLVLPYAFDSNDMQFFNGSRFRGADFADYVIDAFDWLVREGATAPKMLSIGLHLRMIGRPGRIGALDRILNHITGNGAAWIAPRADIARHWLATVPPES; encoded by the coding sequence ATGACCTCACAGCCTGCCTTCCGCCGCGATCTCACGGGCTATGCCGGCAGGCCGCCGCATCCGCGTTGGCCCCACGACGCACGCGTCGCGGTGTCGCTGGTGGTGAATTTCGAGGAGGGCTCTGAATTCTCGATGTGCGACGGCGATACGAGCAACGAGGCGATCTACGAGGTCGTGCACCGGCTCGACGGCCCCGACCCCTGCATCGACAGCCATTTCGAATACGGCACGCGGGCGGCGTGGTGGCGCATCATGGACCTGTTCGACAGCCATGGCGTCAAGGTCACCGTCAGCGCCTGCGGCCGCGCGGTGGAGCGTTCGCCGGAGCTCGCCCGCGATGCCGTGGCGCGCGACCATGAGATCTCTGCGCATGGCTGGCGCTGGCAGAGCCACGCCGGCATGGGCGAGACCGAGGAGCGCCGCGTGATCGCGCGCACGGTGGAGACGATCCAGCGCGTCACCGGCAGGCCGCCGTTGGGATGGCACACGCGCTCGGCGAGCTCGCCCAACACGCGGCGGCTGCTGGTCGAGCAGGGCGGCTTCCTCTACGACAGCGACGCCTACAATGACGACCTGCCGTATTATGTCGCCGTCGCCGGCCGCCCGCATCTGGTGCTGCCTTACGCCTTCGACAGCAACGACATGCAGTTCTTCAACGGCTCGCGCTTCCGCGGCGCGGACTTCGCCGACTACGTCATCGACGCCTTCGACTGGCTGGTGCGCGAGGGCGCGACGGCGCCGAAGATGCTGTCGATCGGGCTGCATCTGCGCATGATCGGCCGCCCCGGCCGGATCGGCGCGCTCGACCGCATCCTCAATCACATCACAGGCAACGGTGCGGCGTGGATCGCGCCGCGCGCCGACATCGCCCGGCACTGGCTGGCGACGGTGCCGCCGGAATCCTGA
- a CDS encoding sorbosone dehydrogenase family protein, protein MTTLSSIVARGVALVGNAALQWRKLQGETPQPAWGAQPQIPLAKPQGLLPTLKMPTARGWRDGEKPVAAAGLKVNAFATGLDHPRWIYVMPDKSVLIAEATQIPSPVRNMFGYAMQATMRRAAALGVSANRITRLVDADGDGKAERRNAFMENLSQPFGMALVRDTFYVGNTDGIVAFPYSAGAERITAQGKRLTTFKPGGHWTRSLLVSPDGSKVYAGVGSLTNIAELGFEVEEGRACIYELDIASGASRIFASGLRNAVGLAFEPSTKVLWTVVNERDGLGDETPPDYLTSVREGGFYGWPYCYWGRTVDDRVPQDPALVATALTPDYALGGHTASLGLCWLPAGTLPGFPQGMVIGQHGSWNRSKLSGYKVVFIPFENGKPSGPARDILSGFLAPDESFSYGRPVGVTLGPDGSLLVADDVGNCIWRVTGA, encoded by the coding sequence ATGACAACCCTCTCCTCGATCGTTGCGCGCGGTGTCGCGCTGGTTGGCAATGCGGCGCTGCAGTGGCGCAAATTGCAGGGGGAGACGCCGCAGCCGGCCTGGGGCGCGCAGCCGCAGATTCCCCTGGCGAAGCCGCAGGGCCTGCTGCCGACCTTGAAGATGCCGACGGCGCGCGGCTGGCGCGACGGCGAAAAGCCGGTGGCGGCGGCGGGGCTGAAGGTGAATGCGTTCGCCACCGGGCTCGATCATCCGCGCTGGATCTATGTGATGCCGGACAAGTCGGTGCTGATCGCCGAGGCGACGCAGATTCCGAGCCCGGTGCGCAACATGTTCGGCTATGCGATGCAGGCGACGATGCGCCGCGCCGCAGCGCTGGGCGTCAGCGCCAACCGCATCACAAGGCTGGTCGATGCCGACGGCGACGGAAAGGCCGAGCGCCGCAACGCCTTCATGGAGAATCTCAGCCAGCCGTTCGGCATGGCGCTGGTCCGCGACACCTTCTATGTCGGCAACACCGACGGCATCGTCGCCTTCCCGTACAGCGCGGGCGCCGAGCGCATCACCGCGCAGGGCAAGCGTCTCACCACGTTCAAGCCGGGCGGACACTGGACGCGCAGCCTGCTGGTCAGCCCCGACGGCAGCAAGGTCTATGCCGGCGTCGGCTCGCTCACCAACATCGCCGAACTTGGCTTCGAGGTCGAGGAGGGCCGCGCCTGCATCTATGAGCTGGACATCGCAAGCGGCGCGAGCCGCATCTTCGCATCAGGCCTGCGCAATGCGGTGGGGCTGGCGTTCGAGCCGTCGACAAAGGTGCTGTGGACCGTCGTCAACGAGCGCGACGGGCTCGGCGACGAGACGCCGCCGGATTACCTCACCTCGGTGCGCGAGGGCGGCTTCTATGGCTGGCCCTATTGCTACTGGGGCAGGACGGTCGACGACCGCGTGCCGCAGGATCCGGCCCTGGTCGCGACCGCGCTGACGCCGGACTACGCGCTCGGCGGCCACACCGCCTCGCTCGGGCTGTGCTGGCTGCCCGCGGGCACCCTGCCCGGCTTCCCCCAGGGCATGGTGATCGGCCAGCACGGCTCGTGGAACCGCAGCAAGCTGTCCGGCTACAAGGTCGTGTTCATCCCGTTCGAGAACGGCAAGCCGTCCGGCCCGGCGCGCGACATCCTCTCCGGCTTCCTGGCGCCCGACGAGAGCTTCTCCTATGGCCGCCCGGTCGGCGTGACGCTCGGCCCGGACGGCTCGCTGCTGGTGGCCGACGACGTCGGCAACTGCATCTGGCGCGTGACGGGCGCGTGA
- a CDS encoding DUF3422 domain-containing protein, which produces MTSLDKSAFTPHALRESVLNEVHARPFTPLTQPVLVIRFAFMAKGDSATTDRASLAAFCAQRGAPPPEPGVKHHQVDLGPVRLRFEQHSEFATLTWIWSPPADSGPRRFGAIAPELQALIAALPQAGELLVAVKLEVENAPDPVARAEEIFDKSSLAIVTIKGSAGAVASDFRLDDDGFTRILVCADGPTPERLGALVQRVLELETYRTLALLGLPAALALAPDVDRIERRLVEVLAEMQGAQSFKLNNHLLRELTELEALLERGATGSLFRFGASRAYYDLVQARLTVIEGEPVAPYSSWSSFLARRTAPAMRTCNALEGRQSNLSLKLARAADLLRTRVNVELEQQNRDLLRSMNERTKLQLRLQSTVEGLSVAAIGYYVVSLFGYLAKGAHDTGLPVEPTLATAAFVPAAIALIWFTTHQIRKRHLKEDHEAEKAEQE; this is translated from the coding sequence ATGACGTCGCTCGACAAGTCCGCCTTCACGCCGCATGCCCTGCGCGAGAGCGTGCTGAACGAGGTGCATGCGCGGCCGTTCACGCCGCTGACGCAGCCGGTGCTGGTGATCCGCTTCGCCTTCATGGCGAAAGGCGACAGCGCCACGACCGACCGCGCCAGCCTCGCCGCGTTTTGCGCGCAGCGCGGTGCGCCGCCGCCGGAGCCGGGCGTCAAGCATCACCAGGTCGATCTCGGCCCTGTCAGGCTGCGCTTCGAGCAGCATTCGGAATTCGCCACCCTCACCTGGATCTGGAGCCCGCCCGCGGACTCAGGCCCGCGCCGCTTCGGGGCCATCGCGCCCGAGCTGCAGGCGCTGATCGCGGCGCTGCCGCAGGCCGGCGAGCTGCTGGTCGCGGTCAAGCTCGAGGTCGAGAATGCGCCCGATCCGGTGGCGCGCGCGGAGGAGATCTTCGACAAGAGCAGCCTCGCCATCGTGACGATCAAGGGCAGCGCCGGCGCGGTCGCCTCCGACTTCCGCCTCGACGACGACGGCTTCACCCGCATCCTGGTCTGCGCCGACGGTCCGACGCCGGAGCGGCTCGGGGCGCTGGTGCAGCGCGTGCTGGAGCTCGAGACCTACCGCACTTTGGCGCTGCTCGGCCTGCCGGCTGCGTTGGCGCTGGCGCCGGACGTCGACCGCATCGAGCGGCGGCTGGTCGAGGTGCTCGCGGAGATGCAAGGCGCGCAGTCGTTCAAGCTCAACAACCACCTGCTGCGCGAGCTGACCGAGCTCGAGGCGCTGCTGGAGCGCGGCGCCACCGGCAGCCTGTTCCGGTTCGGCGCGAGCCGCGCCTATTACGACCTGGTGCAGGCCCGTCTGACGGTGATCGAGGGTGAGCCGGTCGCGCCGTATTCGAGCTGGTCGTCGTTCCTGGCGCGGCGCACCGCGCCGGCGATGCGCACCTGCAACGCGCTGGAAGGACGGCAGTCGAACCTGTCGCTCAAGCTGGCGCGCGCCGCCGACCTGCTGCGCACCCGCGTCAATGTCGAGCTGGAGCAGCAGAACCGCGATCTCCTGCGCTCGATGAACGAGCGCACCAAGCTGCAGCTGCGCCTGCAGAGCACGGTCGAGGGGCTGTCGGTGGCCGCGATCGGCTATTACGTCGTCAGCCTGTTCGGCTATCTCGCCAAGGGCGCGCATGACACCGGCCTGCCGGTCGAGCCGACGCTGGCTACCGCCGCCTTCGTGCCGGCCGCGATCGCGCTGATCTGGTTCACGACCCACCAGATCCGCAAGCGGCATCTCAAGGAGGACCACGAGGCGGAGAAGGCCGAGCAGGAGTGA
- a CDS encoding extracellular solute-binding protein has translation MHPFSRRSLLKTSAAFAATLAAPALVRAAPKEIVIGGPAGAAKYFNSDLFPVLEKKLDCKVLYEGTNSLTNLQKMQADKASPKISVVIMDDPVMLPAAAEGLITKMSASAIPNLGKLVDDAVHQDGMWANYQKPWVGIAYSTRRMKTPPVSWAELWDAKYDSKIVVPSLSNTEGFWTLLAAAHLETGKPYKEAQYEIDAGFKKIKSLKANLLNVYTNAPQAINLLEQGEAWMIGGQFSAYTLIRKADGSPVDLAIPRDGGFSMPSGIAKVSGAPAGDLADAAIDFYLSPEAQSILAKTAFIAPTNQATPLPAGYPDPATLFAPDWAFIAKNRAGWVDRWSKEMT, from the coding sequence ATGCACCCCTTCTCCCGACGCAGCCTTCTGAAGACCAGTGCGGCCTTCGCCGCCACGCTCGCCGCGCCAGCCCTGGTGCGCGCCGCCCCGAAAGAGATCGTGATCGGCGGCCCGGCCGGCGCCGCCAAATATTTCAACTCCGACCTGTTTCCGGTGCTGGAGAAGAAGCTCGACTGCAAGGTGCTCTATGAGGGCACCAACTCGCTGACCAATCTGCAGAAGATGCAGGCCGACAAGGCGAGCCCGAAGATCTCGGTGGTGATCATGGACGACCCGGTGATGCTGCCGGCCGCGGCCGAAGGGCTGATCACCAAGATGTCGGCGTCGGCGATTCCCAATCTCGGCAAGCTGGTCGACGACGCCGTGCACCAGGACGGCATGTGGGCCAATTACCAGAAGCCGTGGGTGGGCATCGCCTATTCCACCAGGCGCATGAAGACGCCGCCCGTCAGTTGGGCCGAGCTGTGGGACGCGAAATACGACTCCAAGATCGTCGTGCCGTCGCTGTCCAACACCGAAGGGTTCTGGACGCTGCTCGCCGCCGCGCATCTCGAGACCGGCAAGCCCTACAAGGAGGCGCAGTACGAAATCGACGCCGGCTTCAAGAAGATCAAGAGCCTGAAGGCCAATCTGCTGAACGTCTATACCAACGCACCGCAGGCCATCAATCTGCTGGAGCAGGGCGAGGCCTGGATGATCGGCGGCCAGTTCTCGGCCTACACGCTGATCCGGAAAGCGGACGGCTCGCCGGTCGATCTCGCAATCCCGAGGGATGGCGGCTTCTCGATGCCGTCGGGCATCGCCAAGGTGAGCGGCGCGCCGGCCGGCGACCTCGCCGACGCCGCGATCGACTTCTATCTCAGCCCGGAGGCGCAGAGCATCCTCGCCAAGACGGCGTTCATCGCGCCGACCAATCAGGCCACGCCGCTGCCGGCCGGTTATCCCGATCCCGCGACATTGTTCGCGCCCGACTGGGCCTTCATCGCGAAGAACCGCGCCGGCTGGGTCGATCGCTGGAGCAAGGAGATGACATGA